The region gttggatcagAATCTTATTCAAGTTACGAGTGATATAAATGAAGATGGGCATGAGGTGAACATCATAGTTCCCCGTTTTAATCTTCGAGAATCGGTTGTGATTACATATGATGGTCAGAAGACTGTTGTTTCTCCGTTGGTTATCCGTTTGGTGGCCCCTATACCTTACGAATCTGATAAATCTGTGCCTTACAAGTATAATTCTACTATGATAGAAGACGGTAAAGAATTGCCTATTCCTAATTTTCCATCCGTTGTGAATATTACCGATGTAAGTGgtgtgacccgaagtggtcggGTATTTGCTGTTGCAGCTCCCAAGAGGATTGAAGACATGGTGATAGAGAAATCAAATTCAGAGAAAACTCATGTCGTACAAGCCAACCAATCCAGTATTGTGAATCAAAATGTTGATCACGATGAGGCGCTgaaattgatcaagaaaagtgatttCAATATGGTGGACCAGTTATTGCATACTCCATCCAAGATATTTGTGTTATCCCTACTGATGAGTTCAGAAGCCCaccgagaagctttgcagaagATCCTAGAGCATGCCTATGTGGACCATGACGTAACAATTGATCAATTTGATGACATTGTGGCCAACATTACCGcatgtaacaatttgagcttcaATGATGAAGAACTACCTGAGCAGGGGAGAAATTACAATTTGGCcctgcatatctctatgaattaTCAAGATGCCTTAtccaatgtgctggtggataCTAGATCCTTTTTTAATGTTCTTCCCAAGTCTACATTGTCCAAACTTGCTTACCAAGGTGCTCTAATGAGATTTAGTGGAATTGTTGTGAAGGCCTTCGATGGCTC is a window of Lathyrus oleraceus cultivar Zhongwan6 chromosome 6, CAAS_Psat_ZW6_1.0, whole genome shotgun sequence DNA encoding:
- the LOC127094655 gene encoding uncharacterized protein LOC127094655; protein product: MTYTELLPDLIPKNLVQTRTPPAVPKELLRWYKAYQHCAFHEGAPGHDIENFFALKFEVRRLMQSGILSFKDSNPNVQANPLSKHGNAIVNMVEGCPRKYRVFGVNLIRRSLVEMHATLCELSYYEHDHASFQVCSKYPRGCAIVKRDLQEMLDQNLIQVTSDINEDGHEVNIIVPRFNLRESVVITYDGQKTVVSPLVIRLVAPIPYESDKSVPYKYNSTMIEDGKELPIPNFPSVVNITDVSGVTRSGRVFAVAAPKRIEDMVIEKSNSEKTHVVQANQSSIVNQNVDHDEALKLIKKSDFNMVDQLLHTPSKIFVLSLLMSSEAHREALQKILEHAYVDHDVTIDQFDDIVANITACNNLSFNDEELPEQGRNYNLALHISMNYQDALSNVLVDTRSFFNVLPKSTLSKLAYQGALMRFSGIVVKAFDGSRKTVIGKVDLPIKIYLCLFQITLQVMDIHPAYNYLLGCPWIHEVGAVISTLHQKLKFVKNGKLVIVGGEQAMLVSHLSSFSCTDADEDEGTLFQALFVDNISIKKSGESMSPLKDVQFMVKNG